The genomic interval TGGGTGCATTGTTAAAATTAGGAGGAAATACAAATTATGCTCAACGGTTAGTGACAACGCACTATGAAATTGTAAGAAAGCTAAACCTTACCAAGAGAATCTTGCAGAAGTTGTGTTAATTTACTATTCCTGTAAGGCACATGTGCATTCTTTTGGGCAAGTGAAGAAATCACATCCCCTAAAGCTGACAATGATTTGTTTATATGTTGTGCTTCTTTTAACCTTTCTCCAGTGACCTCTGACTTATCAACCCGTTCACTGCCTGCAAGATCGACTAAGTGCATGCAACCACGAAGAATGGTCCCTGATGTCAAATCTCTTCCTTGAACATGTACCGTTAAACAACTGCAAGGTTAAGAGAATTTGCATTATGTTCACTTATCATGTCGAATTAgataatgtgattttttttaacacaaaaaaGGCTGAGGTTACCTGTGGGAACGACTGCTCCGGTCATTTAGCGCAGTGGCACCAACTGCGCGGTTCTTCTGCCCAACATTCATCAATTCCATCACATCCATTGTTGACGCGACTCGGACAAGACTTGCATCCGGCACATTAAGTCCATTCTGAGAATTATTTCGAATCTCTAGTGTATATACTTGTTAAGGAATAATTCAGCAGTACAAAATAATTCACTTGTGAAAGCAATTTGTAACACAAAGAAAATGACACAATTTGACAGAAACATCAATTGTTGAGGATATCTTTTGTTCAGACCATCATTGACAAGGAGGTCCCTGACTTGCTCGTTATAAATCTCTATCATTTGCACAGCAATGTCATAAATGAACACTCCTTTCCTTTGTTCAGCAAGCTTAAATAGGTCACTAAGTGCCCGATAATTTACACCTTGGGTTTGCTCGGTCATGTTCTTGGGCCCACTCTACATAACAGAACAGAGATGCTAAAAATACAGGAAGGCATCCATTGAAGTATATGTTTTAGAAAGACTCTTGATTGATATATATTACCCAAACATTGTCATTGTACTCACCATTGTGTATGTCTTCCCTGATCCGGTTTGACCATAAGCAAAGATACAAACGTTGTATCCATCAAGTACTGAGCGAATAAGGGGCTGGGTATCTAAGAACACCTCATCTacacaacaaaaaaactatTCAATCTTCTTCCATTTAAGAGGTAGAAGAAAAACCAAAGAGATGGACAGGTAGAAAACCTTGTGTTGCTGCTGGGCCGAAAACCTTATTGAAGCTAAAAGTTTTTCGGCCTTCCTTTCCAGACTTGGAAGGAGTGATGATGGTTATATTGCCATCATCAATTGAACCCACAGAACAAGAACTTACCTGTCCAGGCAAAAAGGGTCGTACTCTACAATACACCCTGATACTCCCTGGGAACATGGGGGGAAAatcaaaactacatattttctctgtttcttaatgcacaaaaattttcattaattGGATCAGAAATAGTACGTGTGAATGTTCAAAATAACAAGCATACCTTTAAGGTCTTGCACCTGGTTGTACAGCTTGCGATTTTCTTCAAGAACTTTATGATAACCTGAGGCAGCATGTGCAAGGCTAAACAGATGCCTTcctgaaataaaatttgcatATGCATACTTTGCTTAGTAACGTCATATTCAAGTAGTTATTTTAATGAAGCACCTCAGACATGCTCGTATTACCTAATATGTTGATGTCCTCAGAGTACTTCATTTGCATAAACTCCATACCAGCTTTTGTAGCTCTAATACCAGCCTTGAGCTCCTAAAGACAAGAATCACAAACaacaatgtaaatatttaaccATCACCAAgataatgaaaaagaaaacgaatGATGAATTAATACCTCAACATGCTTTGACTGTTGTTGGAGCATTGAATGTTGCTTCAGTGTAACTTCTccatatgtttctttttttatttgtctatGTTTGGAGTAAACTTCTATCGCATCCATCTATAGAGGATGAAAAGAAATGTTGGTCGGAAACTAAAATAGTAGCTGCTAGCATCCTACACCTATCTACCTCTATGATTGCAACAGAAGTTCCTAGAGGAGTcgaaaggaaaatattttaagcatGCTAAACAAGAGCAATTTATAGCTTGCCTTTTTCTCATTAGAATTAGGGGTGACCTCAACCAGAACCTTTGATTTCGagaatgatttggtaccatcTATGCCATTTTTTAGAGCCGCTTTCACCTGTTCCAATGGATtgaaaatttgattattttacaCCATTTCCAATCGGCCAGCtctacatatttgacaaatgtCACTGTAGAGAAcgatttagaaaaaaacagataaGAAGTGTACAAAGATGTATCTACCAATTCGTGTTGGCTATTCAATCGATTCTCGAATTCCTCGACGAGTTTACTCAGCATGGATTCCAAGAGCTGCAGGCGaataatagttataaaaaccTCGATGGAACCGGTAAAAAGCTAGTTGCATATATGCCATTGAACTGGTAAACAGCTTACTAAAAAATAGGGAAGCTGAATGGCCTACCTGTGGAACTTCGTCTGGCCTCTTGTCGGACAAAACTGCACTAACTAGCATTTTCAGGGGACGTGACGTCGACTGCACGAGCCATTAACTATTTAGCCGCGTATCATCTAGCAAAACAAGACAATGCAAAGCAGCTTCAAAATTGCAGCACGGAGCTCACCGTGTCACCGTTATCAAGATGATAATCACCGCTGAATCCAGCCTCCTCGTAAGGCATCTCGCCCTCGTTCATCGATTGGCTCCTCCGGAATGGCTCGGAGTTCTTCCTCACGAATGACTTGCCGGAAGCCGACGGTTTCAAATTTCCCCCGTATTTCCATGGCCCGGTGCCACCACACTGTTTCCAGTCACCGTACGACTTCAATGCCAACACACAGTTCACCACCCTGGCGCTCTTCCCTCCCTGCGCCCAGAAAGGCAAAAAGGCGCGTCAAAATCACAGGC from Oryza brachyantha chromosome 3, ObraRS2, whole genome shotgun sequence carries:
- the LOC102722757 gene encoding kinesin-like protein KIN-14F, which gives rise to MAEAAPLLFSLSAAAVVEDVLRQHGCRLSDRDLASRRAEEAAARRNEAAGWLRRTVGAVAARDLPEEPSEEEFRLGLRNGQILCGALNRVHPGAVPKVVVNTADSVLQPDGAALSAFQYFENVRNFLVAAQEIGLPCFEASDLEQGGKSARVVNCVLALKSYGDWKQCGGTGPWKYGGNLKPSASGKSFVRKNSEPFRRSQSMNEGEMPYEEAGFSGDYHLDNGDTSTSRPLKMLVSAVLSDKRPDEVPQLLESMLSKLVEEFENRLNSQHELVKAALKNGIDGTKSFSKSKVLVEVTPNSNEKKMDAIEVYSKHRQIKKETYGEVTLKQHSMLQQQSKHVEELKAGIRATKAGMEFMQMKYSEDINILGRHLFSLAHAASGYHKVLEENRKLYNQVQDLKGSIRVYCRVRPFLPGQVSSCSVGSIDDGNITIITPSKSGKEGRKTFSFNKVFGPAATQDEVFLDTQPLIRSVLDGYNVCIFAYGQTGSGKTYTMSGPKNMTEQTQGVNYRALSDLFKLAEQRKGVFIYDIAVQMIEIYNEQVRDLLVNDGLNKRLEIRNNSQNGLNVPDASLVRVASTMDVMELMNVGQKNRAVGATALNDRSSRSHSCLTVHVQGRDLTSGTILRGCMHLVDLAGSERVDKSEVTGERLKEAQHINKSLSALGDVISSLAQKNAHVPYRNSKLTQLLQDSLGGQAKTLMFVHISPESDALGESISTLKFAERVSTVELGAARLNKESGEVKELKEQIARLKSSLAMKDSGSEQNINRDPEAFNMKMPSPGFSNRRQDSCELLSTQTNFRQPMEDVGNIEVRANPTLRQKKPSFDLQDLLASNDSPSWPDSISRANFQMGEERETIGGEWIDKVVVNNNNSVGDWEGDSAALPDFFYQRYHSGTRDKQYQRNNSRTKEDNEFDQQRPRFYSTNTDDSDDIDIATSDSSESDALWQFNVQSINSSISENGSKIKKPQTKLRENTNTRTPLHSQIPSASRKTSIGNRSGRQLLSGSDSRRLSSNGRHAGTK